The genomic segment cgtcggccaggctggtcatatgttcttgacctcaagtgatccacccacctcgcaaagaatttttttaatgaagataaaCCATTATTTTTGTGACAGTGGTATTGcgttccttttttttattttttattttttagatatggtctcactctgttgttgcccaggctgcagtgccatggtgcaatcacagctcactgcagcctcaacctcctgggctcaagagatcctccaccttagtctcctgagtagctgagatgtcaggcatgtgccaccaagcctggcaatttttttttttttaatttttgtggaaggtctcactttgttgcccaggctagtctcaaattcttgacttCAAGTCCGTTCTTATCAAAGAAAAAACATCCACAAACATCACTGTTGCCATTCTAGCTACAACACAGAGGATCTTATTTGTGAGAacttttgcatgtttttatatgtttcctTGACGTGGGACAAGACTGTTGTTCTGTGGGGAAATTATGCCGTCAGTCATGCCCAGACATTCTGCTTGACACGGGAGTACTTTGAGCTGTGACATCTCCTGAATTTCAGTGGCTTTGCTTTTATTAAGCTCTGCAGTAGAGAGCACCAAAATGATGGATGTATTTAAAAGCtgcatatttttagaaacagtagAAATCTAGGGCTCGTTCCTTGTTGAAAGAGGTAGGGCAGTGGTTAGAACCTCCTGGCTGACTGTGGGAATTGATTTGCTGCTAGAGGAGGGTAAATTGGgttttccaaagtatttttaagaCCCAGACCAGCTGAAACAAGGGAAGGGCCATGGTAGTTGTTTAGTCATCTGTAGCAAAATGTTTAATAACTATTTCTCTCTGAGTGGTTTAGTATATTCTTCATTCAGAATATGCAGAGCTTCCAAGGTGTTAGGTTTCTAATGATGTGGTTTTTAAAGTAGTAAGTCCATGCTGCTCATATGACTTTCAATTCATTTAAATAAGTATATACTGAATACCTTCTGGGTGATATAGTTTTAGACAGATTAGAAAGAGGCTGacctggctgggcccagtggctcacatctgtaatcccaacactttgggaggccgaggcaggtggatcacgaggtctggagatccagaccatcctggctaacatggtgaaaccccgtctctactaaaaatacaaaaaattagccgggcgtggtgacgggcgcctgtagtcccagctactcgggaggctgaggagaatggtgtgaacctcggaggcggagcttgcagtgagccgaaatcacgccactacactccagcctgggtgacagaggcgagactctgtctcaaaaaaaaaaaaaaaaaaaaagtctgactcCGGGATTGGATCAGAGAGACAGGAATTGTTGGGAAGAGTCTCACAGAGGAGGGCACATTTAAAGGTGTCTTGAGGCTGGGCagccacacctataatcccagcactttgggaggccggggtgggcagatcacatgaggtcaaaagttcgagaccagcctgactaacatggtgaaacctcgtctctactaaatacaaaatattaaccgggtgtagtggcgcatgcctgtaattccagctactcgggaaactgaggcaggagaattgcttgaacctgggaggcagaggcttcagtgagcccagatcatgccattgcactccagcctgggcaacaagagcaaagctccgtctcaaaaaacaaaacaaaacaaaaggccggtcacggtgactcacacctgtaatcccagcactttgggaggccgaggtgggtagatcacctcaggtcaggagttcgagaccagcctgagcaacatgatgaaacccccatctctactaaaaatacaaaaattagctgggtgtggcggcgggcacctgtaatcccagctacttggaaggctgaggcaggagaattgcatgaacctaggaggtggaggttgcagtgagccgaaatcataccattgcattccagcctgagtgacagagcgagattccatctcaaaaaaaataaaataaaaaaggagtctTAAAGAATGAgttggaattttaaatttaagagagGCAAGAGGGCAAAGAACATTCCAGGCcaatgaaaatatcttcagtaaaaagacaaagacatgAAAGTCCACTGTATGTTTAAAGAACCTTTATGATAAGGAGACCAGCATGATGTGCTTGTGCTAGGGAAGCAGGGGGAAGTCAGGCTGGCCCGGGTGTAGAGGACCTTGAGGGCTGACCTTTATCTTATAGGTAAGGGGCTTCTACTGAAAGTTTCCATGTGGGAAACGaatgttcattttttcctttggaagGAATTCTGGCAGTGGTGTGGAGGATGAATTCATTCACTACCAGCCTTCTTTTGGGAAGGGTGCGGTGAGGCGGGTTGTGTGTGGGTGCACAGGGCAAgagcaggctgagatgggaggcaaAAGACCTGTTGGAAGTCTTTTAGAGAAGGTCCAAAAGTAGGACAGGCGGACAGAGATGGAGAGGCGGGGGCTAATTTGAGAAACGTTTTGGTGGTTCTATACTGTTGTCATTAAAAGCATAGATTATAGAGTCAGACAGTCCTAGATTTTAAGCCCTGCTTTGCCACTTAACTGCTTGTATGAATTTGAATATTACGTAACCTCCtctttgagccttagttttcttgtttataaaatggggatgataacagTGCCTTACCTTCCAGGTGGTTTGGGGAAgtgagataatttatgtaaagcCCTTAGCATGGAGCCTAATGCATAGTAAGCATGCAGTAAATGGTAGTTCCCATCTACCAGACCTAGggattaataatatatttattaatttggggGTGGGAGTAAGAGAGTTAAAGAGTCAGTTGTGATGGTAAGGGTGATTAGATACATAGAGACACATTGAATGAGTCACATGAAGCAATGTTGAGTTTTATAAAGACAGTAAAATTAATCTTAGACTAAACATAGATAGTCCTCCATTCTACCTCTGGAGTTGTGCTTGGGAGCAGAGCTTTGCTCTCTTTGGAGGTGGGAACCCGTGGGCCTCACAGCACTGCCCTCTAGTGGCTAATAAGCAGAACAGCCAGAAGGTGGCCCCCAGCACATGAGCCTCCAGTTTCATGTTCTCTGCCCTCTTTCCTTCCTGCACCAAAATAAAGCAGATGTGGGTAGATCGGCCCACAGGTGGCTGGCTGAAGAGTCGGTAAATCTGGTCAAACATTTACGTTCAAATCTATCATCTATGCTTACTGAGAGGAGAAATTGCGTAGATAAGGAGTAGCTAATCATACACGTTTCCCATTTGTGTTCACTCTTTGCCCATCTCTCCGCCTGGCTCAGCCCTCTGGTAGATTACCTGGAAACgtgcaggagcagcagcagctctCCCTGGTTAATGCACCAGTGTAGGATGAAGACACCATGTTAAGGGTCTTTCCATTGTGCCAATTAGTGTGGGAGTTGGAAAATTTGTCAAATTTGCAGTGTCAGGTTTCTTCCCATTCTTTGGTCCACAGGGTTACCTCTCTTTGTCCAGCGCACAGTGGCCCGAACCATCGTTTTACAAGAGATTATTGGCAAGGGTCGGTTTGGGGAAGTATGGCGCGGCCGCTGGAGGGGTGGTGATGTGGCTGTGAAAATATTCTCTTCTCGTGAAGAACGGTCTTGGTTCCGGGAAGCGGAGATATACCAGACGGTCATGCTGCGCCATGAAAACATCCTTGGATTTATTGCCGCTGACAATAAAGGTAAGGGCTGGGCTTGGATACAGCATTCCCAGATGGAGGATGCCAGAGAAAGTGCATAGCTATGGGATGCACAGCTCTGTTTGCCTTCATCATTGTAACCCGTAGAAAGAGAACTTGAATAAGGTCAAGGTTTCCACGCTTTTCTTAAGGCGTGGAGCCTTTTATTCCATGAAAAGCTTATACAGAAATCCAGGTTATCAAGCAAATAAACAAGGAGTTCTTACTCAGATAAACAAGATACATCCCCTCACCCTACCtgcttaatttctctttctccactcTCCCAAACCCACCTCCAGTGTAGTTCCTGCAGGGGGTTCCGTAAGcttattttgaaaatcactgtgatgggctgggcacggtggttcacgcatgtaatcccagcactgtgggaggccgaggcaggcagatctcttgaggtcaggagttcgtgaccagcctggccaacgtgttgaaaccccatctctactaaaaatacaaaaatgagctgggcatggtgacacgcacctgtaatcccagctactcaggaggctgaggcaggccaattgcttgaacccaggaggcggaggttgcagtgagctggaggttgcagtgagctgaggtcgcgccactgcactccagcctgcgtgacagagtgagactctgtctcaaaaaaaaagaaaaaagaaagaaaatcactagGATGAGGAATTGTGGCCTCAACCCTGGCAGGGAAGGATAACGACAGAAAAGCCTGTAGTCCACAAAGTGTCGCCTAGTGGCCTTCAGACTCCGCTCTTGGTCAGTCCTGTCCCTGAggattcttctttccttcttcctatcCCTTTTATTGCTTTAGTTTTTGAGtcttttatgtgccaggcacctcCCTATGTTTGAGGACATCATCGACTAGCAAAGCATGACGAGTAAGGGTGATTAGAGGAGGTAAACATGAGTTGTTCTGTTGAGCACAAATTGGGGCTGACTCACACCTGAGCCGGATGGAGACAAAGGTGGCAAGAGTTCAGGAAGAAAAACCTTCCTTGCAGGGAAGGGCACTGCAGACCTGTGCGAAGTTGAGGTGTTTGGGGCCCTGCAAGTAACTTGGATGGCTGTGGGTGGAGAGACAGGCAGAGGCCAGATTGTGAGGGGCCTTTCTGAGAGGATTGTATTCCGTTCTGAAGATAGTGGGTAGtaattataatttctttcattaattctataacatttattgattgctGTGGGCCAGACCTCTGCTGGCTGCTTGGACCATCACGCATAAGAGCAAGACACAGTCCCTCCCCTCACAGAGCTCCCAGGAAGAAGGGGAAGTGGCACCCAGAGTACAGAGAGGATGCCATGAATGGCTGGTTCACATTGTGGAAGGGTCTCTCTAGCAGTTGTGACATGGCTTGCTCCTGTGGCACAGTGCAATTTAGAAGTTAGTGTCTAAAACACTATCACCTTTTGGTAAAGTTTAAATCTTACATGTTTTAAAAGGATCAAATCATGTCTTCAAACGTATTGGGAGGGCGCTCAGGAATTTGGGACTGGTTAGAGTGCGAGAAGCAGTGTGTTGGGTGGGCCCCTTGTTTGTGATAAGAGAAGCGAAGATGTGTGTGTTTCCAGGATCCATTCCCTTTATTGATTCTGGCAGCTTGTGTGGGTAGGGATCTGGCTTTCAAAACCCACATTAAGGCCAGGGAAGGGGAACAATCGGACTCCCTCGTTCTTGCCTTTTTAACATGGTGTATATATAGTATGGTGCCCTGGAATCAGCGCCAGCCTGGAATTTTGGAGATTTCAACTCAATTTCCAATCTTCCTATTGACAATGGTGTGGCTTAATTCGATTCCTGGCtttggtgtttctttttctccctcctcctgctctcctCCTCCTTGCTGTCCCTagtgtaaaagagaaaataaagtgtaTGCACTCTACCTTCCATTGCTCCTCTGAAGGATGAGATGCCTCTCTGGGAATACTTGGAAGTGGGCTGTTCATGCACTGAAAAGCATTTTTTGGCCTGGAATCCAGTAATGCATAAAGGAGATCTTTCCTTCTCACAGAAATACCATAGCCTGGTAAGAACAACAGACTGAAAAGAAACATTACAGATGAGACAGGTGCTGTGTTTGGGCTGTGTTCAGAGGATCGCTGGGACACAGGAGGCCCTCCAAGGCTTTCCTGCTTGGTGGTGGTAGATCCAGCTCATTGTGGTTCTCCTGTGCCCATGAGCAAGTCTTGGTCAGGATCAAAGCAGTGCTGCAGACAAAGCTGGTGATAGCTGTTACTTTCCCTAGGCATATACTCTTTCCTGAGTATTTCATACTTCTAATTTGACATAATGTTCAGAATCCTACAGCTCACCTAAAAGAAATCAGGAGCCGTCCTAAGAAAGAAATGGTGTCCCCTGTCCTTACTGAGGTCCCAAACTGGTAGACCACTATAAATGAAAGGACGCTAGATGGGGCGTTAGGGGGCGTGGAGGTGGGAAATGTGAATTTGGGAGTCTAACTGGATTTTGTATTGTACACACTCATCCTTACCAACTTTCACCGTTTCGCTGATAGTTACGCATTTTCTGGAACTCATGTGTGGTTCTCTGCAGATAATGGCACCTGGACACAGCTGTGGCTCGTTTCTGACTATCATGAGCACGGGTCCCTGTTTGATTATCTGAACCGGTACACAGTGACAATTGAGGGGATGATTAAGCTGGCCTTGTCTGCTGCTAGTGGGCTGGCACACCTGCACATGGAGATTGTGGGCACCCAAGGTGAGTGGACTAGTGCAGGAGTGGCAAAGTGACATAGGCATGAAAGGTCCGCATCATCCTGATTTAGTTCCTAGAATTTCTTTTCACTGAGGAAGTTGGGGCTGGACCTCAGGAACTCTAGTTTAATTTAAAGGAAAGGAGGTTTGAGCTTCACTTAAGTGAGGTATCTACAGGGTGTTCCCTTCACCTCTGTCTTTAGAACTCCCTCAGGAATCCTATGATATCAATATTCAGCTACTTGTCAATCAATGGCTTGACGTAGTCATTTGTTATGAAGGAGTAATCATCTTAGAATCCCACAGTAGACATGAGAAAAAATGGAAGTAAAAAGATAAACCAGTGTACTGGGAACATCAGTTTAGTGATTTCCATGTTCATAGATGGGGACAGCTGGCTTAAAGGCCACTTGGTGGATTAGATGCTGGGCCTTACTAATCTGGGAAGGTTTTCCTGGAGGAAGAAGACCTGAAGCTCTGCTGCCTGTTGACTGTCATGTCAGCTCTTTGAGACATCCTGGATCTTGTCCAAAGGCAGGTGTGATCCCTGATGCCTGGTTGACCAGTGCCACAATGGAAAATCACCCATGAAAGTTGGGTCCTATTCCTATAGCCTGTGCAATGCCAGTTCTCATCATCGGACCTGTTTCCTTCTGAGAACTAGGAGGCATTGTAGCAACTTGCCTTCAGTCCCTCAGCACTTCTATACCTGAGCATATTTGCTCAGGGAAGACGAGTAGTAGtagtaaatattaatacaaatattagctaaaTACTCATGTCcttctgtggtctcagctacatgaatgcatttaatcctcacaacagtcccATGAAATAAGTTCTGTCATTCTgattttatggatgagaagactgaggtacAGAGGGGTAAAGTCACTTTTCCAGGGTCACTGGATTAGCAGGAGGCAAAGCCAGGACTCAAAACTATACAGTCTGGCTGGAGAGTCTATGCTTTTAACATTTATATCATCTCTCTGTAAAGATCCCTGTTTTTTTCTCTGCCAGGGAAGCCTGGAATTGCTCATCGAGACTTAAAGTCAAAGAACATTCTGGTGAAGAAAAATGGCATGTGTGCCATAGCAGACCTGGGCCTGGCTGTCCGTCACGATGCAGTCACTGACACCATCGACATTGCCCCAAATCAGAGGGTGGGGACCAAACGGTAGGAGAGCCTGGGCCTCTGGCCTTGCTAAGCAGCTTCTACTGAGTATCCCATGTGTGCCGTTTCCCCATATGCACAGGAGAAGGAGGTGTCGAAAAAGGAGGCGAGGACCTTGTTCTCAGCCCACTGAAAGTTGAATTGAACATGCACTCCCCACATTGGAAAGTTACACCACTGCATCTAACAGATACAAGTGCTGAGAGCTCAGCTCCATGAACTGTATGCACATTGGTGTTGGTGGTATTAAGGTCAGAGAGAAGGACAATCGAGCAGGATTTAGAAGGATAGCAGGCAACAGGTGTGGCtagggaaagagggaaaacaCTGCCATCTCCTGTGCAGAGAGCCGTGAAGGAGGCAGGGAGCATGTTGTGCTTAGGGACTGGAGAGCAGATTTGCCAAACTATAGCAGAGGTAACCTAGGATGGATATTTGGGGCACCCTTCAAGATTATGGGCTTGCTTCCCACTTCATGCAGAAGTGAGGTAAGGAGTAAGGAGCTGTGATTGCAAATTGACTTCATGAGTTGGAAATGGGACCGCCTTTTAATAGAGTGGAAGAGGTGGAAATCTGTTTGCTGAATCTAAATGAATTTCATTAAGATGATCCCCTGATTTATTGTGGGGGCTGGGGTGACTGGAATCCTAGTAATTACTCATAATTACTACTGAGAGTCATTAAGGGTGCCGCTGACCACCTCTAGAATTAATTTTGACGTATCTATAGTCAGGTAAGATAACAAAAGAAGTTCAGAATGAAACTTAAGCTCAACCCATCACTGTGACTACATTCAATAAAGTGAAAGACTCTGGTATTAACCAAATATTTTGTACTGTTACTGCCTCTCTGACCCACATTACAAGTACTTCTGCCAAGAAGTCAGAACATGCTTCAAATAAACaaatcttttctctctgtttttttgaaacggagtttcactcttgttgcccaagctggagtgcagtggcacaattgcagctcactgcagcctgcacctcctgggtccaagtgattctcctgcctcagcctcccgagtagctgggattacaggtgcccgccaccatgcctggctaattttttgtatttttaatagagatgggatttcgcgatgttggccaggctggtctccaactcctgccctcaggtgatccacccacctcagcctcccaaagtgctgggattacaggcgtgagccactgcacctggccaaataaaCAAACCTTGATAGTTAAAAATAGAGATACACATCAGAGTAGCCTGGTATTGCCAAATCTGTGCTGAAGTGTTTAGAATCAAATCTAAAACATGGGAGTTTGCAATGAAGATATGTGTATACTTCTTCTGCCCCAAGGGACTTTATCAGGATGATATTCTTCCACATTCAGAGGGCCCCTGAATCAATACTTTGATTTAAAGAGAGCAGTCGTCATTTTCTGTGCGTGACCATGTTTGTTTTGCTATTGCAGATATATGGCCCCTGAAGTACTTGATGAAACCATTAATATGAAACACTTTGACTCCTTTAAATGTGCTGATATTTATGCCCTTGGGCTTGTATATTGGGAGATTGCTCGAAGATGCAATTCTGGAGGTacctttcttttttgcctttgctCCTACCTCCCATTCCAGGACACTAGATCACCCAAAGCTGTTTTACTGCCCCCTTTCTTTTTACAACCTGTTGGATGCCTGTTGCCAGAGCCTGAATCATCGTTTAAAGTTGCCATCAAAGGTGTGGAACCTTGGAGGCAGCTGTGCTTAGGGTGTGTTTATTCTTCGGGGATCAGCTTGTTGAATAGTGTTGTGTGTTAGGGTAACCATTTCTGAAGTCTCGTTTGgctttataaacaaacaaacattgttTTATTAGTCTGTGGCAGGGAGTGCCCCAGGTGCAAATAGCACAGGATTCATGCAGGGGTCTCTCACGTCAGAAGCAGTATGTTCTAATGCATTGGCTCCCAAGCCACATTCATGGGAAACCTTGCTGTTTCGTTGTTAAAATAATAGTGCTAGTTTCTAAATTTGTAAAAGTGCATAGATTTTTCTTAAAGTGAGTTTTTTCTCCCATGGTTAAAAATCGTTGGCATTTACAACTTCTTATTCATGACAGAATCCAGTAAGAAATAGTATCAGATTTAGCAGAAACACTTATTATTGTCAACTTAGTATATCAGTATTGTATGATAATTTCCACATACTCTGCCACATGATCAAGTTCCAGGACCTCTAGAGCCCTACCTTCAGCCATTTATCTGTGATATAAGAGATTCCAGGGCAGTGAAAGTGGTTGGAAAAAAACTGGTAGTGCTCATGTCGCCAGcgcatatactaaaattggaatgatacagagaaggttagcatggcccctgcgcaaggatgacatgcaaattcctgaagtgttccatattttttaaagacctactatttgatagcaccacagggtgactatagtcaataatgtaattgtacattttaaataactgaaagaatataattggattgtttgtaacacaaagtgtgaatgcttgaagggatggatatcccattttccattatgtgattattatgcattgcatgcctgtatcaaaacatctcatgttgtaccccataagtatatacatctactgtgtacccacaaaaattaaaaaaatctaatctaGAAAACATCTGGCAAGTCTTCCAGCAGAACTGTTTTGTATATTAATACCCTTTTCCAGCTTCCGTTTATGACATGTTTGGTAAAATCCAAATTATGGAAATAGTGCCCAGGTAGTATTAATGGAATTGGACCTCTTAAATTTTGATCAGTATATGcagataaaacagactaagagaccaggcacagtggctcacgcttgtaatccccagcactttgggaggccaaggtggtcagatcacgaggtcaagagatcgagaccatcctggccaacatggtgaaaccctgtctgtactaaaaatacaaaaattagcagggcgtggtggcacacgcctgtagtcccagctactcaggaggctgaggcaggagaactcttaaaccctggaggtggaggttgcagtgagccgagatcgagccactgcactccacctttgcaacagagcgagactccatctcaaaataaaaaaaaaaaacaacaaataaaacagactaagaaaaaTCTGGTCACACAGGTCTTAAACTGTTAAtaagtttatttcttcttatgaCATCCAGAGATTGAGGCTAAATATATAATACTAACATTTATTCACCACTTGCTATGTATaagctcatttaatctttactacTACAAGTAAGTAATAAGTAGGTGCTATTATCATCACCAtttgacaaatgaagaaaatgagtcacagagaaattaggaaatttgtccaaggtcacataactatTTTAGTATCTCGGACTTAAGCCTGTAACTACCCCTTAGATAATTACCAAGTCcaattctctatttaaaaatatttcccaggctgggcactgtgtcacacctgtaatcccagcactttgggagaccaaggtgggcagattgtctgaggccaggagttcgagacctgcttgGGCTACGtggcgaaactctatctctacaaaaataaaaaaattagccagacataaaagccaggcatggtggctcacgcctgtaatcccagcactttgggaggccaaggtgggtggatcacctgaggtcaggagttcgaggccaggctggccaatgtggtgaaaccctgtctctactaaaaatacaaaaattagctgggtgtagtggcaggcacctgtaatctcagctactcaggaggctgaggcaagagagactccatctctacttaaaaaaaaaatcttattagcTCAAGATagcaggttttgtttgtttgcttgcttgcttttctttttctggaaaagggcttgagaaaaattaattggctttttatttttatttttttgagacagggtctctctttgtcacccaggctgtagtgctgtggcacaatcttagatcactgcaacctccacctcctgggttcaagccagtttcctgcctcagtctcccgagttgctgggattacaggcgcccaccaccactcccagctgatttttatatttttagtagagatggggtttcactgtgttggccaggctggtctcgaactcctgacctcaggtggtccacctgccttagcctcccaaagtgctaggtttgtaggcgtgagccactgtgcctggcctaaattggctttttaaaattatctttttattatggaaaatctTTTAAGTTTGTAGCTTTAAAAGATgaggacttttaaaaatgcaatgctattaccacacttttaaaaaatgaacattaggccaggcacagtggctcatgcctgtaatcccagcactttgggaggccaaggtggatcacgaggtcaggagtttgccaccagtctagccaacataatgaaaccccgtctctactaaaaatacaaaaaaattgccaggtgtggtagtgtgtacctgtagtcccagctatgtgggaggctgaggaaggagaatcgcgtgaacccaggaagtggaggctgcagcaagccgagatcacgccactgcactccagcctgtgcaacagtggagactctgtcttaaaaaaaaaaaggccgggcgcggtggctcacgcctgtaatcccagcactttgggaggacgagacgggcggatcacgaggtcaggagatcgagaccatcctgactaacacggtgaaaccctgtctctactaaaaatacaaaaattagccgggcgcggtggcgggcgcctgtagtcccagctactcgggaggctgaggcaggagaatggcgggaacccgggaaggcggagcttgcagtgagtggagatcgcgccactgcactccagtctgggcgacagagcgagactccgtctcaaaaaaaaaaaaaaaaagaacattaggggccaggtgccatggctcacgcctgtaatcccagcactttgggaggctgaggtgggcagatcacctgaggtcagaagttcaagaccagcctggctgacatggtgaaaccccgtctctactaaaaatacaaaaattaaccgggcgtgatggtgagcacctgtaatcccagctactcagaggctgaggcagaagaatcccttgaacctgggaggtggaagttgcattgagctgagatcgtgccactgcactccagcctgggtgatgagtgaaaccctcaaattcttttttttttgagacaagagtcttactctgtcatccagactggagtgcagtggcacaatctcagctcactgtagcctccacctctccaggctcaggtgaacctgccactccagcctcccgagtagcctg from the Macaca thibetana thibetana isolate TM-01 chromosome 11, ASM2454274v1, whole genome shotgun sequence genome contains:
- the ACVR1B gene encoding activin receptor type-1B isoform X3: MVSIFNLDGMEHHVRTCIPKVELVPAGKPFYCLSSEDLRNTHCCYTDYCNRIDLRVPSGHLKEPEHPSMWGPVELVGIIAGPVFLLFLIIIIVFLVINYHQRVYHNRQRLDMEDPSCEMCLSKDKTLQDLVYDLSTSGSGSGLPLFVQRTVARTIVLQEIIGKGRFGEVWRGRWRGGDVAVKIFSSREERSWFREAEIYQTVMLRHENILGFIAADNKDNGTWTQLWLVSDYHEHGSLFDYLNRYTVTIEGMIKLALSAASGLAHLHMEIVGTQGKPGIAHRDLKSKNILVKKNGMCAIADLGLAVRHDAVTDTIDIAPNQRVGTKRYMAPEVLDETINMKHFDSFKCADIYALGLVYWEIARRCNSGGVHEEYQLPYYDLVPSDPSIEEMRKVVCDQKLRPNIPNWWQSYEALRVMGKMMRECWYANGAARLTALRIKKTLSQLSVQEDVKI